The Populus alba chromosome 4, ASM523922v2, whole genome shotgun sequence genome contains a region encoding:
- the LOC140955537 gene encoding uncharacterized protein translates to MTLRKKAKKTARDKGLQGWNDVAVWRDFKPIYIPEDIWPHYLQHVTSERFTRRSQSGAGNRNRQIHGSVTTHTGGSVPFAAHAKRMATSLGREPSPMELFVETHVRSHDRQKGTQQFVDNRAQQFVETYNNRLRERYGDDPSTHPEFDLDLWMEAGSSGGPDKNRVYGLSNTTAAKLRSTGTASTGGSSQSVSSSQSKEFVALQQRCDHLSEAYTQLKEEQRLANEQHRLADEQRRAESEQQRAAYEELRQMVMNMTQGGTCAPNPFWPPNPHPPPPPPPPPLY, encoded by the exons atgacgctcagaaaaaaagcaaaaaaaacagcgagggataaggggttacaaggctggaacgatgttgcggtttggagggatttcaaaccaatatacatcccggaagatatatggccgcactatcttcagcacgtgacgtctgagcggttcactcgacgctcacagtccggtgccggcaaccggaatcggcaaattcatggctcggttacaacgcacaccggcggctccgttccgtttgctgcacatgcgaaacggatg gctacgtctcttggacgtgagccgagccctatggagctgtttgtggagacgcacgtgcggagtcatgaccgccaaaaggggacgcaacagttcgttgacaaccgtgctcaacagtttgtg gagacctataataatcggttgagggagagatacggggatgatccttcgacccatccggaattcgatctggatttgtggatggaggctggatcgtcaggtggacccgataaaaatcgggtttacgggctctccaacactaccgctgccaagttgcggtcgaccggtactgcttcaaccggtgggagctcccaatctgtatcgagctcccaatctaaggagtttgtggccttgcagcaaaggtgcgaccacctatcagaggcgtacacacaactcaaagaagagcaaagattggcgaacgaacaacacagattggcggacgaacaacgcagagcagagtctgaacaacaaagagcggcctatgaagagcttcgtcaaatggtcatgaacatgacacaaggcggaacatgtgcgcctaatcctttttggccgcctaacccccaccctcctcctcctcctcctcctccacctttatattaa